Proteins encoded in a region of the Salminus brasiliensis chromosome 2, fSalBra1.hap2, whole genome shotgun sequence genome:
- the LOC140550161 gene encoding adipocyte plasma membrane-associated protein isoform X1 has translation MFLHVFSCKSALMRFLRTAVQCVKAVLLAVAVGVYLIPSPIDPEPFLFEGPPPALEGPLAVNTRLQKGRRLFAGQLKGPESFTADQNGNVYTGTVDGKLWRITNETLTVITQMGQNLPECGKSTDYEPVCGRPHGLRLDHHGQLIVADSYFGLFKVDPWTGEKTLLHSSKEGADGIPFGFLNGLEISKNGTVFFTDSSSRWGRRHVRYEVLETNCLGRLLSYDPESGRVQTLLDSLYMPNGFAFSADEDFLLLAETSIGHISRFWLKGPKAGTKETVLSNMVGYPDNIRVSDRGTFLVGINTVRFRGRILPPFLDLLGPYPALKRFVGKVIPLGWYDALLPSYGLLLELGPDGQLLDSLHDPTGTLTWAISDVFQQRGVYYLGSTDLPFLAVLEQWS, from the exons ATGTTTCTTCATGTTTTCTCGTGTAAATCAGCGTTAATGCGTTTCCTCAGGactgcagtgcagtgtgtgaagGCTGTGCTGCTGGCTGTTGCTGTGGGGGTCTATCTGATTCCTTCACCCATTGACCCTGAGCCTTTTCT ATTTGAGGGCCCACCGCCGGCCCTGGAGGGTCCTCTGGCGGTCAACACAAGGCTACAAAAAGGACGAAGGCTGTTTGCTGGACAGCTCAAAGGCCCGGAGTCCTTTACTGCAGACCAGAATG GGAACGTGTACACAGGCACGGTGGATGGGAAGCTTTGGAGGATCACCAATGAAACCCTGACTGTCATCACTCAGATGGGCCAGAACCTTCCAGAATGTG GAAAGAGCACAGACTACGAGCCTGTGTGTGGTCGACCACATGGGCTGCGGCTGGACCACCACGGACAGCTTATTGTGGCCGACTCCTACTTCGGCCTGTTTAAGGTGGATCCCTGGACAGGAGAGAAGACACTGCTTCACTCCAGCAAAGAAG GTGCTGATGGGATCCCCTTTGGCTTCTTGAATGGGCTGGAGATCTCTAAAAATGGAACCGTGTTCTTCACAGACTCCAGTAGCAGATGGGGTCGGCGGCATGTTCGTTATGAG GTGCTAGAGACCAACTGCCTGGGCCGTCTCCTCTCTTACGATCCAGAGTCAGGGCGTGTCCAGACCCTGCTGGACTCTCTCTACATGCCTAATGGCTTTGCATTCTCTGCTGATGAGGACTTTCTCCTGCTGGCTGAGACCAGCATTGGCCACATCAGCAG GTTCTGGCTGAAAGGACCAAAAGCTGGCACAAAGGAGACTGTCCTAAGCAATATGGTTGGCTATCCAGACAACATCCGCGTCAGCGACCGTGGCACGTTCCTGGTGGGCATCAACACTGTCCGCTTCCGTGGCCGAATTCTCCCACCTTTCCTGGACCTGCTAGGACCCTATCCTGCTCTCAAGCGCTTTGTGGGCAAG GTAATTCCTCTGGGCTGGTATGATGCCCTGCTGCCCTCCTACGGTCTGCTCCTGGAACTGGGGCCTGATGGACAGCTGCTGGACAGCCTGCATGACCCCACCGGCACTTTGACCTGGGCCATTAGTGATGTCTTCCAGCAGAGGGGGGTCTACTACCTGGGCAGCACTGACCTGCCCTTCCTGGCAGTCCTGGAGCAGTGGAGTTGA
- the LOC140550161 gene encoding adipocyte plasma membrane-associated protein isoform X2, which translates to MTAVQCVKAVLLAVAVGVYLIPSPIDPEPFLFEGPPPALEGPLAVNTRLQKGRRLFAGQLKGPESFTADQNGNVYTGTVDGKLWRITNETLTVITQMGQNLPECGKSTDYEPVCGRPHGLRLDHHGQLIVADSYFGLFKVDPWTGEKTLLHSSKEGADGIPFGFLNGLEISKNGTVFFTDSSSRWGRRHVRYEVLETNCLGRLLSYDPESGRVQTLLDSLYMPNGFAFSADEDFLLLAETSIGHISRFWLKGPKAGTKETVLSNMVGYPDNIRVSDRGTFLVGINTVRFRGRILPPFLDLLGPYPALKRFVGKVIPLGWYDALLPSYGLLLELGPDGQLLDSLHDPTGTLTWAISDVFQQRGVYYLGSTDLPFLAVLEQWS; encoded by the exons AT GactgcagtgcagtgtgtgaagGCTGTGCTGCTGGCTGTTGCTGTGGGGGTCTATCTGATTCCTTCACCCATTGACCCTGAGCCTTTTCT ATTTGAGGGCCCACCGCCGGCCCTGGAGGGTCCTCTGGCGGTCAACACAAGGCTACAAAAAGGACGAAGGCTGTTTGCTGGACAGCTCAAAGGCCCGGAGTCCTTTACTGCAGACCAGAATG GGAACGTGTACACAGGCACGGTGGATGGGAAGCTTTGGAGGATCACCAATGAAACCCTGACTGTCATCACTCAGATGGGCCAGAACCTTCCAGAATGTG GAAAGAGCACAGACTACGAGCCTGTGTGTGGTCGACCACATGGGCTGCGGCTGGACCACCACGGACAGCTTATTGTGGCCGACTCCTACTTCGGCCTGTTTAAGGTGGATCCCTGGACAGGAGAGAAGACACTGCTTCACTCCAGCAAAGAAG GTGCTGATGGGATCCCCTTTGGCTTCTTGAATGGGCTGGAGATCTCTAAAAATGGAACCGTGTTCTTCACAGACTCCAGTAGCAGATGGGGTCGGCGGCATGTTCGTTATGAG GTGCTAGAGACCAACTGCCTGGGCCGTCTCCTCTCTTACGATCCAGAGTCAGGGCGTGTCCAGACCCTGCTGGACTCTCTCTACATGCCTAATGGCTTTGCATTCTCTGCTGATGAGGACTTTCTCCTGCTGGCTGAGACCAGCATTGGCCACATCAGCAG GTTCTGGCTGAAAGGACCAAAAGCTGGCACAAAGGAGACTGTCCTAAGCAATATGGTTGGCTATCCAGACAACATCCGCGTCAGCGACCGTGGCACGTTCCTGGTGGGCATCAACACTGTCCGCTTCCGTGGCCGAATTCTCCCACCTTTCCTGGACCTGCTAGGACCCTATCCTGCTCTCAAGCGCTTTGTGGGCAAG GTAATTCCTCTGGGCTGGTATGATGCCCTGCTGCCCTCCTACGGTCTGCTCCTGGAACTGGGGCCTGATGGACAGCTGCTGGACAGCCTGCATGACCCCACCGGCACTTTGACCTGGGCCATTAGTGATGTCTTCCAGCAGAGGGGGGTCTACTACCTGGGCAGCACTGACCTGCCCTTCCTGGCAGTCCTGGAGCAGTGGAGTTGA